In Methanothrix sp., a genomic segment contains:
- a CDS encoding S-layer protein domain-containing protein — MGGLICDGADQSQSQDNSSDLLPKGNDAEILFSISEENRLKLQEGYELAVKSADIDGNKLYSELYKNGRMIDSRIIIPSNDISDTFVHPRPETGDGHKIAVHLKNVFRGVVYDIVTIDGVYQTSKIHPHRIQLNESDLKTIASGMPLELEEGYDLVLHSVDIDGNKARLDLRKGEEVIDSQLILPANQIYDTFLYSRPGTSQEIRVHFKNILRVPDLTLITIDRIWQNSEKDPDLELIDDSQPLIVTSGYNLTLEEGYELAVRSVDIDGNRVHLELSKDGDVIDSQIIIPSNEVDDIFEYIKLGTSHSIKLHFKNAFRGANENLVTIDRIWQNSEEDPYQVLINRSESLTMTVGVPLMLDEGYELTVHSIDIDGDKAYLELSKDGEVVGSQAIILANRVDDTFIYSKPGTSQEIRVHFKNTFRGVNKNLVTIDHIWQNSEKNSDLVLINDSRSLTITTEMPLSLDEGYELTAQSIDIYGNKTYLELSKDGEVVSSQVVIPANEVDDTFIYSKPGTSQEIRVHFKNAFRGANKNLATIDHIWQNSEKNPNLILINDSRSLTITTEMPLSLDEGYELTAQSVDIDGNKTYLELSKDGEVIASKVIISANEVADTFVYIEPGTQKELIVHFKNAFRGAEGGFATIDRISQ; from the coding sequence TTGGGTGGACTGATCTGCGATGGAGCTGATCAATCTCAATCTCAAGATAACTCCTCGGATCTGCTGCCCAAAGGGAATGATGCCGAGATTCTCTTCAGCATCTCAGAAGAGAATAGACTGAAGCTGCAGGAGGGCTATGAGCTGGCGGTCAAGTCGGCTGATATTGATGGGAATAAGCTTTATTCTGAGCTTTATAAGAATGGACGGATGATAGATTCCAGGATAATCATACCCTCTAATGATATCTCTGATACATTTGTCCATCCCCGGCCAGAGACTGGGGATGGGCACAAGATAGCAGTACACCTCAAGAACGTTTTCCGCGGGGTCGTATACGACATTGTCACAATCGATGGGGTCTATCAGACTTCAAAGATCCATCCTCATCGCATTCAGTTGAATGAATCTGACCTGAAGACTATCGCTTCTGGAATGCCCTTAGAGCTGGAAGAGGGCTATGACCTCGTACTCCATTCAGTGGATATCGATGGAAATAAGGCTCGTCTCGATCTCAGAAAGGGGGAGGAAGTCATTGATTCCCAGTTAATCCTTCCTGCCAACCAGATATATGATACGTTCCTCTATTCACGCCCGGGAACATCGCAGGAGATAAGAGTTCACTTTAAGAATATTCTCCGAGTTCCAGATCTTACCCTCATCACAATCGACAGGATCTGGCAGAATTCTGAAAAGGATCCCGATCTGGAGCTGATCGATGACTCTCAGCCTTTGATTGTGACTTCTGGGTATAATCTAACGCTGGAAGAAGGCTATGAGCTGGCAGTCCGATCTGTTGACATAGATGGGAATAGAGTACACCTGGAGCTCTCAAAGGACGGAGATGTAATCGACTCTCAGATAATCATACCCTCTAATGAGGTTGATGATATCTTTGAATATATCAAACTGGGAACATCGCACTCGATAAAGCTTCATTTCAAGAATGCTTTTCGGGGCGCGAATGAGAATCTGGTCACAATTGACCGGATCTGGCAGAATTCAGAAGAAGATCCTTATCAGGTGCTGATAAATCGCTCTGAATCCCTGACAATGACTGTCGGAGTGCCTCTGATGCTGGATGAAGGATATGAGTTGACTGTCCATTCGATAGATATCGATGGGGATAAAGCATACCTGGAGCTTTCCAAGGATGGAGAAGTGGTCGGCTCTCAGGCTATCATACTCGCTAACAGAGTTGATGATACCTTCATTTACTCTAAGCCGGGAACATCACAGGAGATAAGGGTTCACTTCAAGAATACCTTTCGGGGGGTGAATAAGAATCTGGTCACTATCGATCATATCTGGCAGAACTCAGAAAAAAATTCCGATCTTGTCCTGATAAATGACTCCCGATCATTGACGATAACCACCGAGATGCCTCTTTCGCTGGATGAGGGATATGAGCTGACTGCTCAGTCCATAGACATATATGGGAATAAAACATATCTGGAGCTTTCCAAAGATGGAGAAGTGGTCAGCTCTCAAGTTGTCATACCTGCCAATGAGGTTGATGATACCTTCATTTACTCTAAGCCGGGAACATCACAGGAGATAAGGGTTCACTTCAAGAATGCCTTTCGGGGGGCGAATAAGAATCTGGCCACTATCGATCATATCTGGCAGAACTCAGAAAAAAATCCCAATCTTATCCTGATAAATGACTCCCGATCATTGACGATAACCACTGAGATGCCTCTTTCGCTGGATGAGGGATATGAGCTGACTGCTCAGTCCGTAGACATAGATGGGAATAAAACATACCTGGAGCTTTCCAAAGATGGAGAGGTGATCGCCTCTAAGGTGATAATATCAGCCAATGAAGTTGCAGATACATTCGTCTACATCGAGCCGGGAACCCAGAAAGAATTGATCGTCCACTTCAAAAATGCTTTCCGGGGCGCGGAGGGGGGCTTTGCAACCATCGACCGCATATCTCAATAA
- a CDS encoding YgcG family protein translates to MNKINPAWFCRFALSILIFFSVSCAFAEDYPDFVGYVNDYAHLLSAPQASSLNQELRDFDNRSTIELAVVTVNSIGREDPQGYATYLANLWGIGKRGKDNGIIFLVAMQSHDIWIETGQGLSGDISSRQVQQIVDEIIIPEFRAGRPDQGIIKGTRAIIDHFDGQSPVQGAGAPAPAAPSRSSAPSSQSQRGKDGILIWVGAAFAALIALSRAFFDIINPRSAQAGKNKTKLEGIRRDLDMMVEDSTAAIEALKELRANYVPSVWKPAEDAFSIVDLNRLELEYIRAVKASKRGWINAPAAQQLIDGLESSSRIASKNISLPMERLADVKKSQNEYQSRLAGLGLAFKQAENEVAGAQISMTTMMELEKAKQLFREAKDMAGESPDAVDWIALQERIQKAEEAVGQVSQMAARDKSIAAKIQGQDPEEMLARMKESLEAAEERFGTSYSAQPDLEASRAEYERAQQYRSGKINNIDLYIILESVNRHIEHGRQSHQREMEIGRQRIEEMKARVRATSVRHGGFGSSGSGSFGGGSMGGGSSGGGKW, encoded by the coding sequence ATGAATAAGATAAATCCGGCCTGGTTCTGCCGGTTTGCGCTTTCAATCCTGATCTTTTTTTCAGTATCATGCGCCTTTGCCGAGGATTATCCCGATTTTGTGGGATATGTGAACGATTATGCCCATCTGCTCTCAGCGCCACAGGCATCGAGCCTGAACCAGGAGCTGAGGGACTTTGACAATCGAAGCACCATCGAGCTGGCAGTGGTGACAGTAAACTCCATAGGGAGAGAGGACCCTCAGGGCTATGCCACCTATCTGGCCAACCTCTGGGGGATTGGTAAGAGGGGCAAGGATAACGGTATCATCTTTCTTGTGGCCATGCAGTCCCATGATATCTGGATTGAGACCGGCCAGGGGCTCTCCGGAGATATATCCAGCCGCCAGGTGCAGCAGATAGTGGATGAGATCATCATACCGGAATTCCGTGCTGGAAGGCCCGATCAGGGGATAATCAAGGGAACAAGAGCGATAATCGATCATTTTGATGGGCAGTCTCCGGTTCAAGGGGCAGGAGCCCCCGCGCCGGCTGCGCCGTCAAGATCATCTGCACCATCATCTCAAAGCCAGAGGGGGAAGGATGGTATTTTGATCTGGGTTGGAGCCGCCTTTGCAGCACTCATTGCTCTCTCCAGGGCATTCTTCGACATAATAAATCCCCGGAGTGCCCAGGCGGGGAAGAATAAAACGAAGCTCGAGGGGATCAGAAGAGATCTGGATATGATGGTGGAGGATTCTACTGCTGCCATTGAGGCACTGAAAGAGCTCAGGGCCAATTATGTTCCGTCGGTCTGGAAACCAGCAGAGGATGCCTTCAGCATTGTAGATCTGAACAGGCTGGAGCTGGAATATATCAGAGCAGTGAAGGCCTCCAAGAGGGGCTGGATCAATGCCCCTGCTGCCCAGCAACTGATAGATGGCCTGGAAAGCAGCTCCAGGATCGCCAGCAAGAACATCTCCCTTCCCATGGAGAGGCTGGCTGATGTGAAGAAGTCTCAGAACGAATATCAGTCGCGCTTGGCAGGGCTTGGCCTGGCATTCAAGCAGGCAGAAAACGAGGTTGCAGGCGCGCAGATATCCATGACCACGATGATGGAGCTGGAGAAGGCAAAACAGCTTTTCCGCGAGGCAAAGGACATGGCCGGCGAGAGCCCGGATGCAGTCGACTGGATAGCTCTCCAGGAGAGGATTCAGAAGGCAGAGGAGGCAGTCGGCCAGGTCAGTCAAATGGCAGCCAGAGATAAATCAATAGCTGCAAAGATCCAGGGCCAGGACCCGGAGGAGATGCTGGCGAGGATGAAAGAGTCTTTGGAGGCTGCGGAAGAGAGGTTTGGAACCTCCTATTCTGCCCAGCCTGACCTGGAGGCGAGCAGGGCAGAGTATGAGAGGGCACAGCAGTACCGCTCGGGAAAGATCAATAACATCGATTTGTATATCATCTTGGAGTCTGTCAACAGGCATATCGAGCACGGACGTCAGAGCCATCAGAGGGAGATGGAAATTGGCCGCCAAAGGATAGAGGAGATGAAAGCAAGAGTGCGGGCTACATCTGTGCGCCACGGCGGTTTTGGCAGCTCGGGATCAGGTAGCTTTGGCGGCGGCAGCATGGGAGGAGGCAGCAGCGGGGGAGGCAAGTGGTAA
- the scpB gene encoding SMC-Scp complex subunit ScpB — MMDSSAKAVIEAALFAAGRMLTSRELAEISGLSLQMVEQAAGDLAQEYASRNAGIEIRSIGEGYSMQVRPLLARRVLSFAPREIEAPLIRTLAIIAYKQPIKQSELVQVRGNKSYEHVRELEKRGLINAVKHSRTKLLTTTPGFADYFGIASSNPQTVRKALLQNRKLVGVSPMYRSLAVRLGLDHLVLNPYNPGEEDLSRLQEIDLLVIAPGYLERVRENYSGDVIEAKVRTLSQLKESAELIAQAAGAGDVEPLAAEVDRLLKKLRKRAKRAGAIKPLTPMIEDIARDLRLDVQEGGLRAAPSSAQMEAEIQVPVHQPYDMDIVRRIVERCEKLLADNAPATGGH; from the coding sequence ATGATGGACTCCAGCGCCAAAGCAGTTATCGAAGCCGCCCTCTTCGCCGCCGGCAGAATGCTCACTTCTAGAGAGCTGGCTGAGATCTCCGGCCTGTCACTGCAGATGGTCGAACAAGCGGCCGGCGACCTGGCGCAGGAGTATGCCAGCCGAAACGCGGGAATAGAGATCAGGAGCATAGGAGAGGGCTATTCCATGCAGGTTCGACCCCTTCTGGCCAGACGGGTTCTCTCCTTCGCCCCCCGGGAGATAGAGGCCCCCCTGATCAGAACCCTGGCCATCATCGCCTACAAGCAGCCCATCAAACAGAGCGAGCTGGTCCAGGTCAGGGGAAACAAGAGCTATGAGCATGTGAGGGAACTGGAGAAGAGGGGCCTGATCAATGCCGTCAAGCACAGCCGGACCAAGCTTCTGACCACCACACCTGGGTTTGCCGACTACTTCGGCATCGCCTCCTCCAATCCCCAGACGGTGAGAAAAGCCCTTCTGCAGAACAGAAAGCTGGTGGGGGTCAGCCCGATGTACAGGAGCCTGGCTGTGCGATTGGGTCTGGATCATCTAGTGCTCAACCCCTACAATCCCGGGGAGGAGGACCTCTCCCGGCTGCAGGAGATCGACCTTCTGGTCATTGCCCCCGGCTACCTGGAGAGGGTGAGGGAGAACTACTCCGGAGATGTGATAGAGGCCAAAGTTCGCACCCTCTCCCAGCTCAAAGAGAGCGCCGAGCTGATCGCCCAGGCGGCAGGGGCAGGCGATGTGGAGCCCCTGGCAGCAGAGGTCGACCGCCTCCTGAAAAAGCTCCGCAAAAGGGCGAAGAGAGCAGGAGCAATCAAGCCCCTCACCCCCATGATCGAGGATATCGCCCGCGATCTCCGTTTGGATGTTCAGGAGGGGGGGCTGAGAGCAGCGCCCAGCTCTGCCCAGATGGAGGCGGAGATCCAGGTGCCCGTCCACCAGCCCTACGATATGGACATAGTGAGGAGGATAGTGGAGCGCTGCGAGAAGCTCCTGGCGGATAATGCTCCTGCCACGGGCGGGCATTGA
- a CDS encoding segregation/condensation protein A: MSEDSFIPGLGANPGGFEFGEPAEVLVELARRGDIDPWDIDIARTTEKFLQYIDSLEKRDLRIPARTLLYASILLRMKSDSMEGQKEERNEEPAHEIEEMGGEEEEAWEEERESTLPHPPVRRRSKRPVTLDELISELKKAEMVGRRKAMRDRWPTLDEKVLDLSHDEGIEERIKALGPILDDMFMGSKTVTFQDINRREELNEDGVTNYVSLLFMAQRKQVWLEQEEIFGELFVRRRP, encoded by the coding sequence TTGTCTGAAGATTCATTCATCCCCGGCCTGGGAGCCAATCCCGGAGGCTTTGAGTTCGGCGAGCCGGCAGAGGTCTTGGTGGAACTGGCCCGAAGAGGGGATATCGATCCCTGGGATATCGATATTGCCCGGACCACAGAGAAGTTTTTGCAGTACATCGATTCCCTGGAGAAGAGGGATCTGAGGATACCGGCCAGGACGCTGCTTTATGCCAGCATCCTCCTGAGGATGAAGTCCGACTCCATGGAGGGGCAGAAGGAGGAGCGGAATGAGGAGCCCGCCCATGAGATCGAGGAGATGGGGGGAGAGGAAGAGGAGGCCTGGGAGGAGGAGAGGGAGAGCACTCTGCCCCATCCGCCGGTGAGAAGACGCTCCAAGAGGCCCGTAACCTTGGATGAGCTTATCTCGGAGCTGAAGAAGGCGGAGATGGTGGGCCGGAGAAAGGCCATGAGAGACCGCTGGCCTACACTTGATGAGAAGGTGTTGGACCTCTCCCACGATGAGGGCATCGAGGAGAGGATCAAGGCTTTGGGGCCCATACTGGATGATATGTTCATGGGGAGCAAGACCGTCACCTTCCAGGATATCAACCGCAGAGAGGAACTGAATGAGGATGGGGTGACCAACTATGTCTCGCTGCTCTTCATGGCGCAGAGAAAGCAGGTCTGGCTGGAGCAGGAGGAGATCTTCGGGGAGCTGTTTGTGAGAAGGCGTCCATAG
- the mmp10 gene encoding methyl coenzyme M reductase-arginine methyltransferase Mmp10 (Mmp10 (methanogenesis marker protein 10) is a cobalamin-requiring radical SAM methyltransferase that creates the methylarginine modification to methyl coenzyme M reductase.), producing MDVLADVGGRPGLDCRGFCSYCYFKGVKKVPAFGCKNCMPFRKGCDYCSRAIMEGYPGFKPINDVLFEVAQRCMGSIPDKVTISGGGDLSCYPDLIPLARMLGQGMVPISLGYTSGKGFESADDAAELIDAGVNEVSFTVFSTNPELRRRYMGDRHPEIALENLKSFCRSCAVYCAAVIIPGVNDGPELERTCNDLESMGARGLILMRFANQRDQGLILGNDPILPGITPHSIEEFRDLVTRTAEQYRFRVTGTPLWDPVTGAPFALARRPDVISRLTPLRRGASIITSRVAAPMLRSIFSQMETGDRVNILPVEKDIGCLITIEDFYGLDLDRVMETVIIPGRTMAHEKEIKGILSKDGRERMIIRGPDTLTVDGEMSISMSAEEVIDLEVEAFGELIEAINAMGI from the coding sequence ATGGACGTACTCGCAGATGTAGGTGGAAGGCCGGGCCTGGACTGCAGGGGATTTTGCAGCTACTGCTACTTCAAAGGGGTGAAGAAGGTGCCAGCTTTCGGCTGCAAGAACTGTATGCCTTTCAGGAAGGGCTGTGACTACTGCTCCCGTGCCATAATGGAGGGCTATCCGGGCTTCAAACCCATAAACGATGTCCTGTTCGAGGTGGCCCAGAGGTGCATGGGCAGCATACCGGACAAGGTCACCATAAGCGGGGGCGGCGACCTGAGCTGCTACCCGGACCTCATTCCCCTGGCGAGGATGCTGGGTCAGGGGATGGTACCCATCAGCCTTGGCTACACCAGCGGAAAGGGGTTTGAGAGTGCTGACGATGCAGCGGAGCTTATTGATGCCGGGGTGAATGAGGTATCCTTCACTGTCTTCTCCACCAACCCCGAGCTCCGACGCAGGTATATGGGAGACAGGCATCCGGAGATCGCCCTGGAGAACCTCAAGAGCTTCTGCCGTAGCTGTGCTGTCTACTGTGCAGCAGTCATCATTCCAGGAGTGAACGACGGCCCGGAGTTGGAGAGGACCTGCAATGACCTGGAGAGTATGGGCGCACGTGGCCTTATCCTCATGCGGTTTGCCAACCAGCGGGATCAGGGATTGATCCTGGGAAATGATCCCATTCTGCCGGGGATAACCCCTCATAGCATCGAGGAGTTCAGAGATCTGGTCACCCGTACTGCCGAGCAGTATCGCTTCCGGGTGACTGGAACTCCCCTGTGGGACCCGGTCACCGGCGCCCCCTTCGCTCTGGCCAGGCGTCCAGATGTCATATCCCGCCTGACCCCTCTGCGGAGGGGGGCGAGCATCATCACCAGCCGGGTGGCGGCTCCAATGCTGAGGAGCATCTTCTCCCAGATGGAGACGGGTGATCGGGTGAACATCCTGCCGGTGGAAAAGGACATCGGCTGCCTGATCACCATTGAGGACTTCTACGGCCTGGACCTTGACCGGGTGATGGAGACTGTCATCATTCCCGGCCGGACCATGGCTCATGAAAAAGAGATCAAGGGCATTCTATCAAAGGATGGCCGGGAGAGGATGATAATCCGGGGCCCGGATACACTCACTGTGGACGGCGAGATGAGCATCTCCATGAGTGCCGAGGAGGTCATAGATCTGGAGGTTGAGGCCTTCGGAGAGCTGATCGAGGCCATCAATGCCATGGGCATATGA
- the smc gene encoding chromosome segregation protein SMC produces MYIKEVELKNFKSFGKSIRVPLKNDFMTVTGPNGSGKSNIVDALLFALCLSSSRAMRAERLPDLIYRGDNGKNPDFAQVIVRLDNTSRHFPLDQDIIEVSRKIKTKRDKYASSYSFNGKTCGQAELQDLLAKAGITPESYNIVMQGDVTRIIEMTAVERRKIIDEIAGVAEFDEKKKKALEELDVVRERIERVDVILEEVGGQLDRLRVERDKAHSYQAHKDELKRQEAFLLLARLKEASRELECLNQEILTLQGRNDEIRLQADEERSCLAVQEEKLQSLGQEITHKGEDEQIEVKRRIEELKGEIAREADKVKMAERSLTEMDRQQSASFIQLGNLTDEEELLEERIRDLGIRKASLEGELEDQEALLREATLSLTREGAQFSALREELEGARRTREEAKAKLGDLLRERDRLLDAVRRGGLEREELSYAIKEAMDALASSEHEAEKLKEDMAELNNRAMELERDRDDLESGRLRLRREISEAEREMHKLQGEFARIDGRIKAAEDRGGFSRAVDAIRSAIKRDMLPGLYGTVAELGNVQSRYSAALEVAAGGRMQSIVAATDEDAARAIEYLKRSQVGRATFLPLNKLDRGSPSLKPNYEGIIDYAFNLVEFDPKFQGAFWYVFRDTLVVERLDHARALMGRYRMVTLDGDLVERSGAMTGGHYRARMKFAAEEGKKLLELSERISGADAERGKLIERLDRIEGQISHLTREVEELNRAISKKTFQADEMAEARPRLEKGIAEKRERLVQMEREFFSCKGRLDALEGEVRASEEILTSTNESIDRIESGLSGSSIPELNRRADEAKSEIRRLQDRIAEIDAEILKDRIRSEGVIERREEITSRREQLEAEKAEAAEQKEAASARIQSLNQELEEMKFREAEIEHELHGLKGVRVELLEKTITMQRAIDKMEREMDRIQARLDAGLSARDAIQLKVDGLRTEIEESGVDSAQEPPESSTVAEKIRALTQFMRDLEPVNMLAIDEYDHVQTRYDFLALRRTTLREEREAIIDKLDRYDQMKKEAFLSSFTAINKNFKDIFQELSRGEGELILESPEDPLSGGMSIKARPAGKPFHRLEAMSGGEKSLTALSFIFSIQMFRPAPFYAMDEIDMFLDGANVERVARLIKKISAQAQFIVVSLRKPMILQSKYTLGVTMQENNITTVTGICTSRDG; encoded by the coding sequence TTGTACATCAAAGAGGTTGAACTCAAGAACTTCAAATCATTCGGCAAGAGCATCAGAGTTCCTCTGAAGAATGATTTTATGACGGTTACCGGCCCAAACGGAAGCGGAAAATCCAATATAGTCGATGCCCTTCTCTTTGCCCTCTGTCTCTCCAGCTCGCGGGCGATGAGGGCGGAAAGGCTGCCCGACCTCATCTACCGGGGGGATAACGGCAAGAATCCTGATTTTGCCCAGGTGATCGTCCGGCTGGACAATACCAGCCGTCACTTTCCCCTGGACCAGGACATAATCGAGGTCTCAAGGAAGATCAAGACGAAGAGGGATAAATATGCCTCCTCCTATTCTTTTAATGGCAAGACCTGTGGCCAGGCAGAGCTGCAGGATCTGCTCGCCAAAGCGGGAATAACCCCGGAAAGCTACAATATAGTCATGCAGGGAGATGTGACCCGCATCATCGAGATGACAGCTGTTGAGCGGCGCAAGATCATCGACGAGATCGCTGGCGTCGCCGAGTTCGATGAGAAGAAGAAAAAAGCACTAGAAGAGCTTGATGTGGTGCGAGAGCGCATAGAGAGGGTTGATGTCATCCTGGAGGAGGTGGGAGGCCAGCTGGATCGGCTGCGAGTGGAGAGGGACAAGGCCCATTCCTACCAGGCGCACAAGGATGAGCTGAAGAGGCAAGAGGCATTCCTTCTTCTGGCCAGGCTCAAAGAGGCCTCAAGAGAGCTGGAATGCCTCAACCAGGAGATACTCACCCTCCAGGGCAGAAACGATGAGATAAGGCTGCAGGCAGATGAGGAGCGCTCCTGCCTTGCCGTCCAGGAGGAGAAGCTGCAGAGCCTCGGCCAGGAGATCACCCATAAGGGGGAGGACGAGCAGATCGAGGTCAAGCGTAGGATCGAGGAGCTTAAAGGGGAGATCGCTCGCGAGGCCGATAAGGTCAAGATGGCGGAGAGGTCTCTGACCGAGATGGATCGCCAGCAGAGTGCGAGCTTCATCCAGCTGGGCAACCTCACCGATGAGGAGGAGCTCCTGGAAGAGAGGATTCGGGACCTTGGCATTCGCAAGGCCAGCCTGGAGGGAGAGCTTGAGGATCAAGAAGCTCTCCTCCGGGAGGCGACTTTGAGCCTGACCCGAGAGGGGGCTCAATTCTCCGCTCTCAGAGAGGAGCTTGAAGGGGCCAGACGAACCCGGGAAGAGGCCAAGGCAAAGCTGGGAGATCTCTTGCGGGAGAGGGACCGACTGCTTGATGCTGTGAGGAGGGGAGGCCTGGAGAGAGAGGAGCTCTCCTATGCCATCAAGGAGGCGATGGATGCCCTGGCCAGCAGCGAGCACGAGGCCGAGAAGTTGAAGGAGGATATGGCCGAGCTCAACAACCGGGCGATGGAGCTGGAGAGGGATAGAGACGACCTTGAGAGCGGGAGGCTCAGGCTGCGGCGGGAGATCTCTGAGGCCGAGAGGGAGATGCATAAATTGCAGGGGGAGTTCGCCCGCATTGATGGCCGGATCAAGGCGGCAGAGGACAGGGGCGGATTTTCCCGCGCAGTGGACGCCATACGCTCTGCTATCAAGAGAGATATGCTTCCGGGCCTGTATGGCACAGTGGCGGAGCTGGGAAATGTACAATCCCGCTATTCTGCCGCATTGGAGGTGGCGGCAGGAGGGCGGATGCAGAGCATCGTCGCCGCCACAGATGAGGATGCCGCCCGGGCCATTGAGTATCTGAAGAGGTCTCAGGTCGGCAGGGCCACCTTCCTCCCCCTGAACAAGCTGGATCGGGGAAGCCCCTCCCTCAAGCCCAATTATGAGGGGATAATCGACTATGCCTTCAACCTGGTGGAGTTCGATCCCAAGTTTCAGGGAGCCTTCTGGTATGTATTTCGTGATACTTTAGTGGTGGAGAGACTCGACCACGCCCGAGCCCTCATGGGCCGCTACAGGATGGTGACCCTGGACGGGGACCTGGTGGAAAGGTCAGGAGCTATGACTGGAGGACACTACAGGGCCAGGATGAAGTTCGCAGCAGAGGAGGGAAAGAAGCTGCTGGAGCTCTCAGAGAGGATCTCCGGCGCTGATGCTGAGCGGGGGAAGCTTATCGAGAGGCTGGACAGGATCGAGGGGCAGATCTCCCACTTAACCCGGGAGGTGGAGGAGCTGAACCGGGCCATCTCCAAGAAGACCTTCCAGGCGGATGAGATGGCGGAGGCAAGGCCCCGTCTGGAGAAGGGCATTGCAGAGAAGCGCGAGCGGCTTGTGCAGATGGAGAGAGAATTTTTCAGTTGCAAAGGAAGGCTGGATGCCCTGGAGGGGGAGGTTCGAGCATCTGAGGAGATCTTAACCAGCACGAATGAGAGCATCGACCGGATAGAGTCTGGCCTTTCAGGCTCATCCATCCCCGAGCTGAATCGCAGGGCAGATGAGGCTAAATCAGAGATAAGAAGGCTTCAGGACAGAATAGCAGAGATCGATGCCGAGATCCTCAAGGACAGGATCCGGTCAGAGGGAGTAATCGAGAGGAGAGAGGAGATCACCTCCAGAAGAGAGCAACTGGAGGCGGAGAAGGCGGAGGCAGCAGAGCAGAAGGAGGCGGCATCCGCCCGCATCCAGAGCCTGAACCAGGAACTGGAGGAGATGAAATTCCGCGAGGCGGAGATCGAGCATGAGCTGCATGGCCTGAAAGGGGTGAGAGTCGAGCTTTTAGAGAAGACCATCACCATGCAGCGAGCGATCGATAAGATGGAACGGGAGATGGATCGGATCCAGGCCCGCCTGGATGCTGGCCTCTCCGCCCGTGATGCCATTCAGCTGAAGGTGGATGGCCTGCGCACAGAGATCGAAGAGAGCGGCGTCGACTCAGCCCAGGAGCCGCCGGAGAGCAGCACAGTCGCCGAGAAGATCCGAGCTCTGACCCAGTTCATGAGAGATCTGGAGCCGGTGAACATGCTGGCCATCGATGAGTACGATCATGTCCAGACCCGCTACGACTTCCTGGCCCTGAGGAGGACCACTCTGAGGGAGGAGAGGGAAGCGATCATCGACAAGCTGGACAGGTACGACCAGATGAAGAAAGAGGCGTTCCTGTCCAGCTTCACTGCAATCAATAAGAATTTCAAGGATATATTCCAGGAGCTCTCCCGGGGCGAGGGAGAGCTGATCCTGGAGAGCCCGGAGGACCCTCTGAGCGGGGGGATGAGCATCAAGGCCCGGCCGGCGGGAAAGCCCTTCCACCGCCTGGAGGCCATGTCCGGGGGGGAGAAGAGCCTGACTGCCCTCTCCTTCATCTTCTCCATCCAGATGTTCCGGCCTGCTCCCTTCTATGCCATGGACGAGATCGATATGTTCCTGGACGGGGCCAATGTGGAGAGGGTGGCAAGGCTGATCAAGAAGATCTCTGCCCAGGCCCAGTTCATTGTGGTATCCCTGAGAAAGCCGATGATACTCCAGTCCAAGTACACCCTGGGAGTGACAATGCAGGAGAACAATATCACCACGGTGACCGGCATATGCACCAGCAGAGATGGTTGA